The Candidatus Kryptonium sp. genome contains a region encoding:
- the flgA gene encoding flagellar basal body P-ring formation chaperone FlgA: protein MLLIVIKIYLIILLQAPSSGFSEKLKNEIVNYLTKKFSDRQVEYLVELKSKFTNFGNFENCDVKVIQGPDDFRGYQTFKVKVSGKDGSKEFFVSALLRTFENVVVARRDLNRGEVVDSGRVFDLFSFERIETTFLKDGYLCSVSGVYGKKLKKAVRRGEIVFESYFDVLPLVKGGETVRVIAKVGNVKVETMGIAKSDGHLNEIIMVVNPRSGKLFPGKVVRKGVVAVEIEN, encoded by the coding sequence GTGCTTTTGATAGTTATAAAAATCTATCTGATCATTTTGCTTCAAGCTCCAAGTTCTGGATTTAGCGAAAAGCTCAAAAACGAGATAGTGAACTATCTAACAAAAAAATTTTCAGATAGACAAGTTGAATATTTGGTTGAATTGAAAAGCAAATTTACAAATTTCGGAAATTTTGAGAATTGCGATGTTAAAGTTATTCAAGGTCCCGATGACTTCAGAGGATATCAAACATTTAAAGTCAAAGTTTCAGGCAAAGATGGTTCAAAGGAATTTTTTGTAAGTGCACTTTTGCGAACTTTTGAGAATGTCGTCGTTGCAAGAAGAGATCTAAATCGTGGTGAAGTCGTAGATTCAGGGAGAGTTTTTGATTTATTTTCGTTTGAAAGAATTGAGACAACTTTTTTGAAAGACGGTTATTTGTGCAGTGTTTCGGGAGTTTATGGTAAGAAGCTTAAAAAAGCGGTAAGAAGAGGAGAGATAGTTTTTGAAAGTTATTTTGATGTCTTACCTCTTGTGAAAGGCGGTGAAACAGTTCGTGTGATTGCGAAAGTGGGAAATGTCAAAGTTGAAACGATGGGAATTGCCAAGAGCGATGGACATTTGAATGAAATTATTATGGTTGTTAACCCGAGATCTGGAAAGTTATTCCCAGGTAAGGTCGTAAGGAAAGGTGTTGTTGCAGTTGAGATTGAAAATTAA
- a CDS encoding flagellar basal body L-ring protein FlgH, protein MFILVFLLVALSSVNLFSQEVIQRSLFSDQKALKKGDVITVIIIEVSSAESKAERDASRGGSINGSVSGSGALGFIPESGFSISSGNEFKGQGATSARGAVKAKLSARVVGIDSSGNLIIEGKRKVNVNGDEQIIKLRGIVRPSDVNWDNTVYSYNIADAEIEFTGKGMIYRSQNPSWITRFLHWLF, encoded by the coding sequence ATGTTTATACTCGTTTTTCTATTGGTGGCTTTGAGTTCTGTTAATTTATTTAGTCAGGAAGTGATACAGCGTTCGCTTTTTTCTGATCAAAAGGCGTTAAAGAAAGGTGATGTAATAACAGTAATAATAATTGAAGTTTCATCTGCCGAAAGCAAAGCTGAAAGAGATGCTTCAAGAGGTGGTTCTATAAACGGTTCTGTTTCAGGAAGCGGAGCGCTTGGATTTATACCTGAAAGTGGATTTTCAATATCAAGTGGAAATGAATTTAAAGGTCAGGGAGCAACCTCAGCAAGAGGAGCTGTTAAGGCTAAGCTTAGTGCAAGAGTTGTCGGAATTGATTCATCAGGTAATTTGATAATTGAGGGGAAAAGAAAGGTAAATGTTAATGGAGATGAACAGATAATCAAATTAAGAGGGATTGTAAGACCAAGCGATGTAAACTGGGATAATACGGTTTATTCGTATAACATCGCAGATGCAGAAATTGAGTTTACTGGAAAAGGAATGATTTACAGAAGTCAAAATCCAAGTTGGATCACGCGATTTTTGCATTGGTTGTTTTAA